GTAAGGCAGCGGCTTTTGATGCCGCCATGCGCAGGTTCGAATCCTGCCGCCCCAGCCAGAGACCTGAAGCCGAGCGCGAGCAGACGCACTGCGGCACGCTTGCTTTCCCTGCATCGTCCCGCATTGGTTTGGCCTGTCGTTCGCGGCCGGTAATCCGGGAGCCGAATTGAGAAGCTCGTGCAGGTCTGAAATAGGCCTCAGAATCATCGTGCTTTCATGCCCTAAGTGCCGCTCATCCCGACTGTCGACGACAAACTTGTCCAAGCCAATACGGTAAAGGAATTGCTCAGCATAAATAATGGGATGCGGGGTTCTCCACACATTGTTTCAGAACCGTGGAAGACTTGTGTCAAGCAATTGACGCAGTTGACATCGCACCCCGATTTCGTCTCTCTGGCCGCGCGCCGCCTTGTATGTGGCGCCTGAAACAGGAGAGTTTATGCGTGTATTTCCAGCTGCTTCCGTCACGGCTTTGATTGCAGCGCTCGCGCTTGCCGGCTGCGGCAAGGGCGAAAAGCAGGTTTCCGCAGAGAATGCGTCGCTCGAAAGCGTCGCGAGCCAGGCGAAGGACGCGATCAAACTGGAACCCGGACAGTGGGAAATGACGTTTGAAATCGGCAAGATGGAAATTCCCGGCATGCCCGCCGGCGCGCCGCAGATGAAGCAGGCCGCGCAAACTTCATCGACCTGCATCACGCCCGAGCAAGCGGCCAAGCCCGCCGGTGACATGTTTGCCGGCAAGGGCGCCGGAGACTGCAAGTTCGACTCGTTCAACATGGCGGGGGGCAAGCTTGATGCGGTCATGTCGTGCAAATTGCCAAACATGCCGGGTCAATCGAAGACGACCATGGCGGGCACTTATTCGCCGACTGCGTTCAGCAATGAGATCACCTCGTCCGTCTCGGGTATGCCAGGTGGGCAGACCATGACGATGCAGGCCAAATCGTCCGGTCGTCGCACCGGCGAGTGCGTCGCCAAGGCGAGCTGACCCTGACCTATTGGGCTCCGGGGATTGGATGACGTGCCGATCCCCGGGGCTTTCACATCTGACCGATCGCGGCCTCGATCTTCATCACCGTACCCCAGTTGCGATTGGTGCCCACCGCGCCGAGCGATTTCAACCCGAAGCCGCCGATCAGCTTCGATCCCGCAATCTCGCCATTGCCGAACCAGCAATAGAAATCGCCGCTCGCCGATCGTTCGACACGCTCGACGCCTTGCATGCGCCGGTGCAACTGGTCGAGCCCATGATCGGGCAGCGGATCGCGCATTGCCCAGGCAATCACCCGCGACGGCGTTGCTTCGGCTTCGGCCTTGAATGGATTGCCGGCGATCAGGGTGCGCCATTGCGCCGCCGTCTTGACGATGACCTCGGTCGCGCGGCCATATTCCTCGGCACAGGCTGATTCGAGCTCGCGCGTCAGCCGATCCACGCTCTTATGCGACCGGAACAGCAGATTGCCGGTGGCGATCACGGTCCGGGCGTCGGCCCCGCCGACCGCTTCGGCGATACGCAGCAACGCTTCGCGCGTCAGCCGGCGATCGCCGATCACCATGCTTCGGAACAGGGCGATTTTGATCGGCATCCGATCGTTCAAGCGCCGGCAGGATCGCAAGACTGCGGGCCTAGGGTGCGTTCGGGCGAATTCATCATCGGGATATCGCATGAATCGAGGGCAGATATCGAGTTCATCAGAGTCAACTTCCAAGGCCCCATGGATGTCGCTGCTACGCGTCTCCTGAAAGCCGCATGGCTCGACCTTTGGGCCGATCTCGATACAAGAAGCAATCAGCCGCGAAGAGGTTTGTCATGTCCCGGATTTGCCTGTCGCTTGTCCTGCTGCTCGCCGCGCTTGGCTGGTCCGCGCCGGCAATGTCGAGCGGTGATTTCGGATGTTCGACCTCCTGGAAGCTGAAACATCGCGACATGACCGGTTGCGACAATATGGCGATCCTGTCGCCCGGCAACGATACGCGGGTGAATCTGGTGCTGTTGATCGGTCGAGGCGCTCCGAAACAAGGTGTGATCCTGCCGGAATCTGCAGCGAAACCGGGTGCCTTGTTCGATTGGGCGATGTTTGCGGGTTATAATTATTCCGGCCCGGAAACGACCGCCAATCTCAATTATGCCAATGGCGAGGGATCTCGCTGCCTGAGCAACCATTTCGGCACCGATGATTTCGTGGCGGCGGTCGAGGCGGAGCGCAAGGTCCCGCAGCGTGATCGGGACGAATTGGTCCGCGCCCGACGCGCGTTGCAACCGAACTGCGCGGGCGCGGCTGGAGCGGCGCCGATCGCTCAGGCCATCCAGTCGCCGCGCGGAAAGTTATTCGAGCGCTATCTGACCGGCGCGGCAGCCTTTTATGCGGGGGATTATGACGCCGCCGCCACAGCGTTCCGGGGCCTGGCTGGCGCGGACCAGGCATGGGTCGCGGAAACGGTGCGCTATATGCTGGCGCGCGTCGAAGTGAACCGTGCCCAGGTCGATGCCTTTGACGAATATGGCTCCCCCAAAGAGGGGTTTTCGGCTCAGGCCGGGATCATCGACGCGGCCGAGGCCAATCTGCGCGACTATCTCCGCGCCTATCCGCAGGGGCGCTACAGCAACTCGGCGCAAGGCTTGTTGCGGCGGGTCTATTGGCTTGGGCGGCGGACCGACAAGCTGGTGGCGGAATATGTCGCGCTGTTCAGGCTCGCGCCGGAAAAGCGCGGTATCGAAACCGCGGACCTTGTGCAGGAAGTGGACAACAAGCTCCTGCCGCTGCTCACCACAGCCAATACGACCGATCCGATCCTGCTTGCCGTGATCGATCTCGCGCGGATGCGCGGGCCCGATAGCGATAAGCCAACGGACTGCTGCGGCACGCCGCTCACGCTTGACGAACTACAGGCGCAGCGCGCGCATTTTTCCGGCAATCCGGCGCTGTTCGAGCATTTGCTTGCCGTGCATGCGCTGTTTATCGACAAGCGTCCTGCCGACGTCCTGCGGCTCATTCCGGATGCGGCGCGGCAGCGCGGGTTCGACTATCTCCAGTTCAGCCGGCAGATGCTGCGCGGCATGGCGCTAGAGCAAAGCCGGGATCGTAACGCGCGCGGTTTCTGGGTCGAGATGCTACCCGGCGCGACTTTGCCGTTCGAACGCCCTGCGCTCGAACTCGCGCTGGCGCTGCACGACGAACGCTCCGCTGGCCTCGAGCGTATCTTCGCCAAGGAATCGCCGGTTCGAACACCGGATATCCGCGAGATATTGCTCAAGAATGTCGCGGGGCCGCAATTGCTCCGACGTCAGGCCAGAGACGGCGGCATTTCGCGCCACGAACGCGGCGTTGCGCTTGCCACCTTGCTGTACAAGGAGATGGGGCATGGCTTGTATCAGGACTTTCTCGACGACCTGAAATCCGTGCCGGCCAATGCGTCGGTCGAGGGCAGCCTTTATGATTTTGCCGCGACCAATGATCCGCCATTGGGAGTCTTTCTGAAGTCCGGCAATATGGGGGATTATGGCTGCGCAACTTTCCGACAGACCATGATATCGCTGGCGAAGGCGCCGCGCGATGTGACGGCGCGTCTGTGCCTGGCCGAATTCGTGCGGGCGAACAATTTCGATCAGTCCGAGTTTGACCGTCAGCCACCCGCTGACCAACTTGGCGGCACGCAATCGCTGTTTCCGGGCGAGCCCTATTCGCGGCTGGAAGTCTATAAGTCGATTATCGCCGACCCGCAGGCGCCCGCACGCGGCAAAGCCTATTCGCTGTATCGCGCGATCCATTGTTACGCACCGGGTGGCAGCAACGAATGTGGTGGGACCGACGTACCGCGCGCGCAGCGCAAGGCCTGGTTCGCCCGCTTGAAGAAGGATTATCCATCGTCGGAGTGGGCGCAGGACCTGCGATATTATTGGTAATCGATGATCCGCGGAACGATCGCCCTGATCCTGCTTGCGGTCGCGAGCGTGTCGCAATCACCGGTTCCGGCGGACCGGGTCGACGCGCGTCGTTACGATGCGTTCTGGCTATGGGCCGGGGTCAAGCCGCAACCGGTCCTGAAGCAGGCGAAGCGGATCTATTTGCTGCAAGGGCAGGTCGAGGCAGGCGACCCGGTGCGGCTGGTGCAGCAGCGCCCCGCCGTGCCGCATATCATCGGCCGGGAAATATGGATGGTGGTGCGGGTTGAAACGCTGGCCTGGTCGCCGCAGATTCATCAGCAGGTGAGGGAGCAGCTTGCCCGGTGGCGTGCCGCCGGCAATCACGTGGCCGGGATCCAGATCGATTTCGACGCCCGTACACGCCATCTCGACCATTATGCCGTGTTCCTGGCGGACCTACGCCGCCGCCTGCCGGCCGATTGCCGGCTGGGCATCACCGGATTGCTCGACTGGAGCGCCAATGGCGATCCCAAGGGGCTCGACGCACTGGCCGGCACGGTCGATGAGATCGTGCTGCAAATCTATCAGGGCCGTCGGGTTATCCCGGGCTATGCGAGCTATCTCTCCCGGCTCGATCGCATGAAGACGCCGTTCCGGATCGGTTTACTGCAGGGCGGCGAGTGGCAGCCGCCCGCCGCGCTGGAATCAAATCCGAACTTCAGGGGCTATGTCGTCTTCCTGCAAAACGGCGCGGCCGAATGAGCCGCGCCGGTCGCCCGAGCGTCGACGATCAGGCGCCGATCAGTTCGCGCCCGATGAGGAAGCGGCGGATTTCATTGGTACCCGCGCCGATATCGTAGAGCTTGGCATCACGCAGGAAGCGTTCGACCGGCCATTCCCTGGTATAGCCGGCGCCGCCGAGCGCCTGAATCGCTTCAAGCGAGGTCTTCACGGCATTTTCGGAGGCAAGCAGGATCGCACCGGCTGCGTCGAAACGCGTGGTCTTGCCCGCATCGCAGGCGCGCGCGACGGCATAGACATAGGCGCGGGCAGAATTAAGCGCGACATACATGTCGGCGACCTTGGCTTGCATCAGCTGAAAGCTGCCGATCGGCGTGCCGAACTGTTTCCGCTCGCGGACGTACGGCAGGACCACGTCGAGGCATGCCTGCATGATGCCGATCGGTCCGCCGGCAAGCACGGTGCGCTCATAATCAAGTCCCGACATCAGTACACCGACGCCCCCGTTGACCGGACCCATGACATTCTCCGCCGGGACTTCGCAATCTTCGAAAACCAGCTCGGCAGTGTCGGAGCCGCGCATGCCCATTTTGTCGAGCTTCTTCGAGACCGAGAAACCGGCCATGCCCTTTTCGATCAGGAATGCGGTGATGCCGCGCGGACCCGCCTCGCCATCGGTCTTGGCATAGACCACGAGCGTGTCGGCCTCGGTCGAATTGGTGATCCAGAATTTGGTGCCGTTGAGCAGATAGCGGTCATTGCCCTGCAAGGTCGCCTTGAGCTTCATCGAGACGACGTCGGAGCCGGAACCGGCCTCCGACATGGCAAGGCTGCCGACATGTTCGCCGGAGATGAGTTTGGGGAGATACTTTGCCTTTTGCTCATCATTGCCCCAGCGGCGGATCTGGTTGACGCACAGGTTCGAGTGCGCGCCATAGCTGAGCCCGATCGAGGCGGAGGCACGGCTGACTTCCTCCATCGCTATGACATGTTCGAGATAGCCGAGGCCCAGGCCGCCCCATTCTTCCTCGACGGTAATGCCATGCAGGCCGAGTTCGCCCATTTCCGGCCAGAGCGAGCGGTCGAACTTGTTGTTCTCGTCGATCTCGGCGGCGCGCGGCGCGATCCGGTCGGTCGCGAACCGCTCGGTCGTGTCGCGGATCATGTCGGCATTCTCGCCCAGGTTGAAATCCAGGGTCATGCTCATTGTCGCTCTCCAGCACTCGGTTGAGCGTTCCTCCTACCCGCCGATCTGGCGATGCGCCACAGTGTCACTATGCCGATCAGCAGCCATAATATGTTCAACACGGTTGATGGCAGCGCGCCATGCCAGCCGCTGTTGACGATGAAACAGGCCGCCCCGAGCAGATTCATCCACTGGAACGCAGCGGACTGGCCGGTGAGCCGGCCCGCCGAGACCATCAGATAGGCGACGAGAATGAGGACGGCGCCGGTCCATCCCACAATCTCGATCGCAATGTTCAAGCGGCAAGATTCCTGAGGACGTACTGCAGGATGCCGCCATGGAGGAAATACTCCAGTTCGTTGACGGTATCGATGCGGCAGCGAGTCATGAAGGTCTCGATCGTGCCATTGGCGCGGGTCAGGGTGACCTCGACATCCTGACGCGGGCGGATCTCGGCGACCTTCATGATGGTGAAGCTTTCCGATCCGTCCAGTTCGAGCGTCTGACGTGTCACGCCATCGGCGAACTGCAGCGGCAGCACCCCCATACCGACCAGGTTCGAGCGGTGGATGCGCTCGAAGCTCTCGGTGATCACCGCGCGCACACCAAGCAGATTGGTGCCCTTTGCCGCCCAGTCGCGCGACGATCCGGTGCCATATTCCTTGCCCGCGATGACGACCAGCGGCACGCCGTCCGCCTTGAAGCGCATCGCCGCGTCGTAGATCGGCATGAGCTCGCCCTTGTACGACGACATGCCGCCTTCGATGCCGGGGACCATTTCGTTCTTGATGCGAATATTGGCGAAGGTGCCGCGCATCATCACGTCATGGTTGCCGCGGCGCGCGCCATAGGAGTTGAAGTCGGCCTTGCTGACCTGATGCTCCTGCAGGAAAACGCCGGCGGGCGAATCCGCCTTGATCGACCCGGCCGGCGAGATGTGATCGGTAGTGATCGAATCGCCGAGAATGGCGAGCGGCCGTGCCTCGATGATGTCCTGCACGGGAGCCGGGGTCATCGTCATGCCGTCGAAATAGGGCGGGTTGGCGACATAGGTCGACCCGGCGCGCCACTGATAGGTATCCGATCCTTCGATCTGGATTCCGCTCCACTTCGCGTCACCCTGATAGACATTGCCGTAACGCGCGCGGAACATCGAATCGTCGATGTTCGCGGCCATCAACTCGTTGATCTCGGCATTGGTCGGCCACACGTCCTTCAGGAACACGTCCTGCCCGTCCGAGCCCTGGCCAAGCGGCGTTTCGATCATGTCCTCGGTAACGGTGCCCTTGATCGCATAAGCGACGACCAGTGGCGGTGAGGCGAGGAAATTGGCGCGCACATCGGGCGACACACGACCTTCGAAGTTGCGGTTGCCCGACAGTACCGACGCGGCAACGAGGTCGTTCTCGTTGATTGCCGCCGACAATTCGGTCGCAAGCGGGCCGGAATTGCCGATGCAGGTGGTGCAGCCATAACCGACCAGGTTGAAGCCCATCGCGTTGAGATCTTCGGTCAGCCCGGCCTTGTTGAGATAGTCGGTGACGACCTGCGATCCCGGTGCGAGCGAGGTCTTGACCCATGGTTTGGAGCTCAGGCCGGCGGCGCGCGCCTTGCGTGCGACCAGGCCTGCGGCGACCAGCACGCTTGGGTTCGAGGTGTTGGTGCAGCTGGTGATCGCGGCGATCACGACATCGCCGTCGCCGAGGTCATGGTCGCGGCCCTCGACCGCGACGCGGGTTGGACGGTTCTTGTTGTAAAGCTTGAACAGGTCGCCGTTGAACACTTCGTCGACCTTGGACAGCGAGACGCGATCCTGCGGGCGCTTCGGCCCGGCGAGCGACGCGGTGACTGTACCCATGTCGAGTTCGAGCGTGTCGGTGAATACCGGATCGACGCTGTCCGCATCATGCCACAGGCCTTGCGCCTTGCAATAGGCCTCGACCAGAGCGACGGTTTCGTCGGGTCGGCCGGTCAGCTTGAGATAATCGATCGTCTTGGTGTCGATCGGGAAGAAACCGCAGGTCGCGCCATATTCGGGGGCCATATTGGCGATGGTCGCTCGATCGGCAAGCGTCATCGTGTCGAGGCCGGGGCCGTAGAACTCCACGAAACGTCCGACCACGCCCTTGGCGCGGAGCATCTGCGTGACGGTCAGCACCAGGTCGGTCGCGGTGATGCCCTCGGCCATCGCGCCGGTCAGCTTGAAGCCGACGACTTCGGGAATGAGCATCGAGACCGGCTGGCCGAGCATTGCCGCTTCGGCTTCGATTCCGCCGACGCCCCAGCCGAGCACGCCCATGCCATTGACCATCGTGGTGTGGCTGTCGGTGCCGACCAATGTGTCGGGATAAGCGATGGTGGTGCCGTCGCCATAATCGCCGACGCTGTCGGTCGACCACACGCCGCGGCCGATATATTCCAGGTTCACCTGATGGCAGATGCCGGTGCCGGGGGGGACGACCGAGAAATTGTCGAGCGCCTTGGAGCCCCATTTGAGGAACTCGTAACGCTCCATGTTGCGGCTATATTCGAGATCGACATTGTCGGTGAACGCCTTGGGCGTGCCGAATTCATCGACCATCACCGAGTGATCGATGACCAGATGGACCGGTACCAGCGGGTTGATCTTGGCCGCGTCGCCGCCGAGCTTGGTGATCGCGTCGCGCATCGCTGCGAGATCGACCACGCAGGGAACGCCGGTGAAATCCTGCATCAGCACGCGCGCCGGGCGATACTGGATTTCGCGGTCGGAGCGGCGCTCCTGCTGCCAGTCGATGATCGCCTGCACATCGTCGGTGGTGACCGTCTTGCCGTCCTCGAAACGCAGCATGTTCTCGAGCAGCACCTTCATCGAGAAGGGCAGGCGCGAAATGTCGCCATATTTCTCCGCCGCGGTGGCGAGCGAATAATAATCGTAGGACTTGCCACCAACGGTGAGGGTCTTGCGAGCGGAGAGCGTGTCCTGGCCGATGGCGGTCATGTGGCGGAGAGTCCTTCCCGTTGTGCTCAGCCGGAGCGCGGCGGGGAGGCGGGACGTAAAGGCCCGCGCGGGCGCGCTAGCGGCATGTGCGAATGCCTAGAGGCGGGCGGGCTTTAGCAAGGGGGTGGGGCGGGGGGAAGGGCTGGTTGGATGCAGCGGTCATTCTCATCCTGACGTGATGTTCCGAGCAATTTCGATGCGCGCCGGATAGCGGTGGACGACGACGACTGAATCGCGTGGATTGACGGGCGATCGGGAATTCCGGGACACAGGTTTGCCGCACCGCCCCGGCAGCCGAGCGCGGTCTCACGCCGATCCGTTCGGATATGCGGCAATGCCTGACGAAGCGGCAGGCCACGGAAGCAATAAACCGATTGCGATACGAAATCGGGTCGATCTAGCTTGTCACCGATTGCATATTGCAATCAGATGCGCGCGATGGCCGCGCCGGGAAAGGATGTGGGTATGGCAAAGCTCGTATTCGGGATGAACCAGTCGCTGGACGGCTATGTCGATCATATGGCGTTCGCGCCGAGCCCCGAGTTATTCGACCACTTCATCGCCGAGGCTGAAGGGCAGGCGGGCAGCGTGTATGGGCGCAAGATGTACGAGATCATGCGTTACTGGGACGAGGATCGAACCGAATGGAAGGCGGCGGACCACGGCTTTGCGGCGGCGTGGCGGGCGCAGCCGAAATGGGTCGTCTCGCGATCGTCGCCGTCGGTCGGGCCCAATGCCAGCCTTGTCGAGGGCGATCTCGAGCATGCGATGCGTGCGTTGAAGGCCGAGCGCGAGGGGGAGATCGAAGTTGCCGGTCCGGACCTGGCGCAAAGCCTCACCAGACTTGGCCTGATCGACGAGTATCGTATCTACCTCCACCCCGTCGTGCTTGGCCGGGGCACGCCCTATTTCGCCGGAGCCCGGCCGCCGCTGCGCCTGATGGCTCATGACCGGATTACCGAAGATGTGATCAGGTTGACCTATGTTCCCGCCTGAACTCGTCAGGCGCCGCTGCACCATCCTCCTTCCTGGAGCACCGGCCAGCGCGCCTACGCAGGAGAATGGCTAATTCAATCCGCCACGTCACCGTGGTTGCCTCGTCTTCGAAGGATGCTTGCGGCACACAAACGTGGCGGGGCCTAACGGAACCCTTGTCCGGGCGGCGGGTTCGCCCGATAGGATGTGCGGCACATGCCGCTTCGGCGATGGGAGACAGGAAATGCGGACGGTTTTGATCGGGACGGCGGCGCTGGCGATGCTCGCTCTGGCCGGATGCGACGACAAAAGCATGGAAACCGGTATGCCTCTGGCGGGCGGCGCACATGCGGTGGCGATCCTCAAGACTGCGGCCGGCGCGGATGTCGGCCGAGTCAGCGCGAGCGAAGTCGCGGGCGGCCTGCGCTTCACCATCGACGCCAGGGGCATGCCGGCGGGTACGCACGGCGCGCATGTCCATACGACCGGGCTGTGCGAAGGGCCCGAATTCACCAGCGCGGGCGGCCATTGGAACCCGACCGGCATGAAGCATGGCTCGATGAACCCGCAAGGGCCGCATGAGGGCGACCTGCCCAATCTGATTATTGGTACCGATGGTCGCGGTACGCTCGGCATAACCATTCCGGGCGCGACCATGGCCGGGCTGCTCGATGGCGATGGATCCGCGCTGGTCGTTCATGCCGCTGCCGACGATCTGATGACCGATCCGTCGGGCAACAGCGGCGCGCGCATCGCCTGTGGGGTGTTCGGCGCGAGTTGATCTGGTTCAGCCGAGCGGCCAGCGCCCGATCGGCTCATAGTGGGCGGCGTCGCTGTCGAGATGGCTTTCGTACAGGATGATGTGCGCGATGGCGAAAGGCTCGCTGACCAGGCCGCTATGCGCGGCGAGCCATTCGCTGGTCTCGGCTTGCTGTCCGGCACGCCGGGAGAGGCGGGCCAGCGTGATGTGCGGTCGATAGGCGCGGCCCTCGGGCGGGAGGCCACAGCGGACCAGCGCATGATCGATCTTGCGGTGCAGCGCGGCGAGCGGCTCGTGTGGCAGGACCCCTGCCCATAGGCTGTCATTGCCGCTTTGCGGATCGAACCGGCCGACGCCGGAGAGGCGCAGGTCGAGCGCCTGCGCCTGGATGCTGCCCAGCGTCACGGCGATGTCCTCGGCCATGTGGCGATCGACTTTGCCGATATAACGCAGCGTCAGGTGAAGCTGCTCGTCATCTTGCCAGCGCGCATCGGGAACGCCGTCCATGATGAGGTCAAGCGTCTCACGGATCGGGGGGGGAGGGCGGAGCGCGACGAACAGGCGGTGCATCCGCTTCGTCTAGCCCGGACCGCATGGGCAACGCCAACCGCTTTCGCTTGAAAAAAAGCCCCGGACCGACGATATTGACGCTTATCCGGCATGAGGCCGGGCATAGGAGTTACTTCGACATGGCTAACTGGTCCGACCCCCGGCCGAACGCCGCGAACTTCGCGACGACGGGCGCGCGTACGGAAACGTACGATGCGGGTCTTCGCGCCTATATGCTGTCCGTCTATAATTACATGACGTCGGGCATCCTGCTGACCGGTGTGGTCGCGATGTTGTTCGCATCGACCGGCTATGCCGAGGCGGTGTTCTTGAACCCCGGCATCCTGAAATACGTCATCATGTTTGCGCCGCTCGGCTTCGTCTTCGCGATGAGCTTCGGCCAGGGCCGGATGTCGTTCCCGACGTTGCAAGCGATGTTCTGGGGCTTCGCGATCGCGATGGGGCTGTCGCTCTCGACCGTGTTCCTGCAATATACCGGAACGTCGATCGCCGGCGCTTTTTTCGCGACCGCATCGGGCTTTGCTGCCCTGTCGCTCTATGGATACACCACCAAGCGCGATCTGTCGGCGTTCGGTACCTTCCTGATCATGGGCCTGGTCGGCCTGATCGTCGCCAGCGTTGTCAGCATATTCCTGGCGCCCGAGGCGCAGCGTATGATGACTCTGATCATCAGTGCGGTCGGCGTGCTGCTGTTCGCGGGCCTTACCGCTTATGATACGCAGCGCACCAAGAGCATCTACGCACATGTCGCGGGCACCGCTGATGAGGGCCGTACGGTCATTATGTCGGCGCTGTCGCTGTATCTCGACTTCATCAACATGTTCCTGTTCATCCTGCGTCTCTTCGGTTCCAGCCGGAACTAAGGCAGGCGAAATGGTTCGGCGAAAGGCCTGGCGGGGAAACCTGCCGGGCCTTTTTCTTTGCGCGTGCGTTGGGGATGTTGAGCGAAGTCATTTCGCTTACATCTCGCTCCTCTAAGCAAGCTCAATCATCCATCGCGCCGTACCGGTGCGATCGGGATTCTCCGGGAACATCAATGCGCCTCTCGATCGACGTCATGCTGGATTATTTCGTCGACGACAGTGCGGAAGTGCTGTTGCAGATCGAGGCGGCGGCGATGGCCGATCAGTGGCTCGAACATCAGGATTTGCGCATCTATTGCAACGATCCGTTGCGCGCGGTGCCGGGCGAGGATGGGATTGGGCAGCGCACCTGGGCGCGTGGCACCGGGTCTTTTCAAGCGGAATATCGCGCGACTGTGGTGATCGACCGGGCCGGCGTCGATCTTTCGACTCTGCCGCCGACCGCGATGGCCGAGCTGCCGGCTGAAGCGATCCCCTATCTGTTGCCGAGCCGTTATTGCGAATCCGATCGGTTC
This portion of the Sphingomonas sp. So64.6b genome encodes:
- a CDS encoding Bax inhibitor-1/YccA family protein translates to MANWSDPRPNAANFATTGARTETYDAGLRAYMLSVYNYMTSGILLTGVVAMLFASTGYAEAVFLNPGILKYVIMFAPLGFVFAMSFGQGRMSFPTLQAMFWGFAIAMGLSLSTVFLQYTGTSIAGAFFATASGFAALSLYGYTTKRDLSAFGTFLIMGLVGLIVASVVSIFLAPEAQRMMTLIISAVGVLLFAGLTAYDTQRTKSIYAHVAGTADEGRTVIMSALSLYLDFINMFLFILRLFGSSRN
- the thpR gene encoding RNA 2',3'-cyclic phosphodiesterase, producing the protein MHRLFVALRPPPPIRETLDLIMDGVPDARWQDDEQLHLTLRYIGKVDRHMAEDIAVTLGSIQAQALDLRLSGVGRFDPQSGNDSLWAGVLPHEPLAALHRKIDHALVRCGLPPEGRAYRPHITLARLSRRAGQQAETSEWLAAHSGLVSEPFAIAHIILYESHLDSDAAHYEPIGRWPLG